In Verrucomicrobiota bacterium JB022, a single genomic region encodes these proteins:
- a CDS encoding glycosyltransferase translates to MALDFPEDTTMLRGFSIKFCQPRHASTAKFREPPMFARLESKQQFHAALFATLFGDAASGLDRPMLLCRELNACESHLSTMAAPKISICLPNLNHRRFLPARIDSIYAQTFQDWELIVVDSHSDDGSWEYMQERFAGDRRVKMFQTPRDGLYRNWNRCVEHSSGEYVYFATSDDTFYPQCLERACTALEQHPKIDLCDFNIHMLDEQGKVLENKWDNMFNVKVFDGWMHRDHTRSGAADLLMMPCIGTIIVSMTGVLIRRSLFEKTGLFPTEYGPIGDYAWQMMAFTHTDVVHLADYLATWRTYEGQLTQHDTLSNLKRTAKVCSDYASRFDPAFRDSCRQLQVNILRHECRNFPRFKRKVLKSPQLALWFWLEKRQGRNPWFTKAWMDQRFKRDDFRPLSSSKV, encoded by the coding sequence TTGGCACTCGACTTTCCTGAAGACACCACCATGCTGCGGGGCTTTTCGATCAAGTTCTGTCAACCTCGTCATGCCTCAACCGCCAAGTTTCGTGAGCCTCCAATGTTTGCTCGATTGGAGAGCAAACAGCAGTTTCACGCAGCTTTATTCGCTACACTTTTCGGCGATGCCGCTTCAGGACTGGATCGGCCAATGCTGCTCTGCAGAGAGCTGAACGCTTGCGAATCTCATTTGTCTACCATGGCTGCTCCGAAAATTTCCATCTGCCTGCCTAATCTGAATCACCGCCGCTTCCTGCCGGCCAGAATCGACTCCATTTACGCCCAGACATTTCAAGACTGGGAACTCATTGTGGTCGACAGCCATTCCGATGACGGTTCCTGGGAATACATGCAAGAGCGTTTTGCTGGAGACCGGCGGGTAAAAATGTTCCAAACCCCACGCGACGGTCTGTATCGTAATTGGAATCGCTGTGTCGAGCATTCCAGTGGTGAATACGTTTACTTCGCCACGAGTGACGACACTTTTTATCCTCAATGTCTGGAGCGGGCTTGTACAGCGTTGGAGCAGCACCCCAAAATCGACTTGTGCGACTTCAATATCCACATGCTCGATGAGCAAGGAAAGGTCTTGGAGAATAAGTGGGATAATATGTTCAACGTAAAGGTCTTCGACGGATGGATGCACCGTGACCATACTCGCTCGGGCGCCGCCGATCTTTTGATGATGCCTTGCATAGGGACGATTATTGTATCGATGACGGGTGTGCTCATCCGTAGAAGTCTTTTTGAAAAGACAGGCCTCTTCCCCACCGAATACGGGCCGATTGGAGACTATGCTTGGCAGATGATGGCTTTCACGCACACCGATGTAGTGCATCTCGCCGATTATCTGGCCACTTGGCGGACTTACGAAGGCCAGCTGACGCAGCATGATACGCTGTCGAATCTAAAGCGGACCGCCAAAGTCTGTTCTGATTACGCAAGCCGATTTGACCCGGCCTTCCGGGATTCCTGTCGTCAGCTGCAGGTCAATATTTTACGCCACGAATGTCGTAATTTTCCTCGCTTCAAGCGCAAGGTATTGAAGTCACCGCAATTGGCGTTGTGGTTCTGGCTTGAGAAACGCCAAGGACGTAATCCATGGTTTACCAAAGCTTGGATGGACCAGCGTTTTAAGAGGGATGATTTCCGACCTCTTAGCTCAAGCAAGGTTTGA
- a CDS encoding DUF4982 domain-containing protein, with translation MLKTPRNRCRLGLRQLLTLFAMSLATSLWAEVPERLNLNFNPGWRMGVGEFPGAEQPGFDDSAFEPVTLPRAWNEDDAFHLSIHDHRTGIAWYRKRFKLPERSEPGKVYIEFEGARQLAEVWVNGERVGSHENGVMAFGFDLTGYVKPWPEENVIAVRTDNAWDYRERVSGQGFQWADQNFNANYGGLVKNVRLHLTGILHQTLPLYSNLGHTGVYIYPTEIDVSGQSAVINVESEVVFEPRHNQPFEFEVEVRNPEGKLVAAFSGGEFVAPQRGRIVATASARVENLEFWSWGYGYLYEVTTLLKVDGEVVDRVRTTTGFRQTAFEDGVVKLNGRVIHVKGYAQRTSNEWPAIGLSVPPWLSDYSNALMVESGANMVRWMHVTPWKQDVESCDRVGLMQMLPAGDSERDATGRKWVQRLELMRDAIIYNRNNPSVIVYEAGNNEISEPHMAEMKALRDRFDPHGGRAIGSRDMLGSQEAEYGGEMLYINKSAGIPYWQTEYSRDEGLRKYWDEFSPPYHPDGDGPLYRGHPARAYNRNQDSHAIENVERWYDYWLERPGTGRRVNGGGLNIIFSDTNTHYRGAENYRRSGEVDPMRIPKDGFFAHQVMWDGWVDPAQPAAHIIGHWNYKAGVVKDIHVVSNTDAVELRINDRSLGQGQRQHHFLFTFEDVAWEPGVIEAVGLDARGKPVCTARHETAGEPVALKLEIMQSPTGLKANGADVFLAQVEVVDAQGRRCPTALNKVDFSLEGPAEWRGGIAQGPDNYILATSLPVEGGVNRVLVRTLPESGRITLRAQSKGLQPATASVQSQPVSVADGWSHQHPGEALAARLGKGPTPQASTVTPTRYDVPVRTARASGNDPRLAFDDNEATAWVGQGSITFELERTARLSEITMKTGGFRARSYPIRVLLGGQEVFSGVTPRSLGYITLPLKAAAEGRTVEIQVLAGSEARDAFGEITELIDQGNATTGEENVGQGELSLIEIEFYESVVGAGKEPSIL, from the coding sequence ATGCTCAAAACTCCCCGAAACCGGTGCAGGCTCGGCCTGCGCCAGCTGTTGACCCTCTTTGCGATGTCGCTTGCGACCAGCTTATGGGCCGAGGTGCCCGAGCGGCTCAACCTCAACTTCAACCCGGGCTGGCGGATGGGGGTGGGCGAATTTCCCGGCGCCGAGCAACCCGGCTTCGACGATTCTGCCTTCGAGCCGGTGACGCTGCCGCGCGCCTGGAACGAAGACGACGCCTTTCACCTCTCCATTCACGACCACCGGACCGGGATTGCCTGGTACCGCAAGCGCTTCAAGCTGCCGGAGCGCAGCGAACCGGGCAAGGTCTACATCGAGTTCGAGGGCGCGCGCCAACTGGCGGAAGTGTGGGTCAACGGCGAGCGAGTCGGCTCCCACGAAAACGGCGTCATGGCCTTCGGCTTCGACCTCACCGGCTACGTTAAGCCCTGGCCGGAGGAAAACGTCATCGCCGTGCGCACCGACAACGCCTGGGACTACCGGGAGCGCGTATCCGGGCAAGGCTTCCAGTGGGCCGACCAGAATTTCAACGCCAACTACGGTGGGCTCGTCAAAAATGTGCGCCTCCACCTGACGGGTATCCTGCACCAGACCTTGCCGCTCTACTCCAACCTCGGCCACACCGGCGTCTATATCTACCCGACGGAAATCGACGTCTCAGGCCAGAGCGCAGTGATCAACGTGGAGTCGGAAGTCGTGTTCGAACCGCGCCACAACCAGCCCTTCGAGTTCGAGGTGGAGGTGCGCAACCCCGAAGGCAAGCTGGTGGCCGCCTTCTCCGGGGGCGAATTCGTGGCCCCGCAGCGCGGCCGGATCGTCGCAACCGCTTCGGCCCGGGTGGAGAATCTGGAGTTCTGGAGCTGGGGCTACGGCTACCTCTACGAAGTCACGACGCTGCTGAAGGTCGACGGCGAAGTCGTCGATCGCGTCCGTACCACCACCGGCTTCCGCCAGACCGCCTTCGAAGACGGCGTCGTCAAACTCAACGGACGCGTAATCCATGTGAAGGGCTACGCTCAGCGCACTTCCAACGAGTGGCCTGCGATCGGCCTCTCCGTGCCGCCGTGGCTCAGCGATTACTCCAACGCGCTGATGGTCGAAAGCGGCGCCAACATGGTCCGCTGGATGCACGTCACCCCCTGGAAGCAGGACGTGGAATCGTGCGACCGCGTGGGCCTGATGCAGATGCTGCCGGCGGGCGATTCCGAGCGCGACGCGACCGGCCGTAAGTGGGTCCAGCGTCTGGAGCTGATGCGCGACGCGATTATTTACAACCGCAACAACCCCAGCGTGATCGTCTACGAGGCGGGCAACAACGAGATCAGCGAGCCCCATATGGCCGAGATGAAGGCCCTGCGCGACCGCTTCGACCCTCACGGCGGCCGCGCCATCGGCAGTCGCGACATGCTGGGCTCGCAGGAGGCCGAATATGGCGGCGAGATGCTCTATATCAACAAAAGCGCCGGCATCCCATATTGGCAGACGGAATACTCGCGCGACGAAGGCCTGCGCAAATACTGGGACGAGTTTTCGCCTCCCTACCACCCGGACGGCGACGGACCGCTCTATCGCGGCCATCCCGCCCGCGCCTACAACCGCAACCAGGATTCGCACGCCATCGAAAACGTCGAGCGCTGGTACGATTACTGGCTTGAGCGTCCGGGCACAGGGCGGCGCGTCAATGGCGGTGGCCTCAATATCATTTTTTCGGACACCAATACCCACTACCGTGGCGCCGAGAACTACCGCCGCAGCGGCGAAGTCGACCCGATGCGCATCCCCAAAGACGGCTTCTTTGCCCATCAGGTGATGTGGGACGGCTGGGTCGATCCCGCGCAACCGGCCGCCCACATCATCGGACATTGGAATTACAAGGCAGGTGTCGTCAAAGACATCCACGTCGTTTCCAATACCGACGCGGTGGAGCTGCGCATCAATGATCGCTCGCTGGGGCAGGGCCAGCGCCAGCACCACTTCCTCTTCACCTTCGAAGACGTCGCCTGGGAGCCGGGTGTGATCGAAGCCGTGGGGCTAGACGCCCGTGGCAAGCCCGTCTGCACTGCGCGCCATGAAACGGCGGGTGAGCCGGTGGCGCTGAAGCTGGAGATCATGCAATCCCCCACCGGCTTGAAGGCCAACGGTGCGGACGTCTTCCTCGCGCAAGTCGAAGTGGTGGACGCCCAAGGTCGGCGCTGCCCGACTGCGCTCAATAAGGTCGACTTCTCCCTCGAAGGGCCGGCGGAATGGCGGGGCGGCATTGCCCAAGGGCCCGATAATTACATCCTCGCCACGTCCCTGCCGGTCGAAGGCGGCGTCAACCGCGTGCTCGTCCGCACGCTGCCCGAGAGTGGTCGTATTACGCTGCGCGCCCAGTCCAAAGGGCTTCAGCCGGCTACGGCTTCCGTCCAATCTCAACCCGTGAGCGTCGCCGATGGCTGGTCGCACCAACACCCCGGCGAAGCGCTGGCCGCGCGTCTGGGCAAAGGCCCCACGCCGCAGGCCTCAACGGTTACACCCACCCGTTACGATGTGCCGGTGCGCACCGCCAGAGCTTCGGGTAACGATCCTCGCCTCGCCTTCGACGACAACGAAGCGACGGCCTGGGTGGGGCAGGGCTCGATCACTTTTGAGCTGGAGCGGACCGCTCGCTTGAGCGAAATCACGATGAAGACGGGCGGTTTTCGCGCCCGTAGCTACCCGATCCGCGTCTTGCTCGGCGGGCAGGAAGTCTTCTCCGGCGTCACCCCGCGCAGCCTGGGCTACATCACGCTGCCCCTGAAGGCAGCAGCAGAGGGCCGCACGGTAGAGATCCAAGTGCTGGCTGGCAGCGAAGCGCGCGACGCTTTTGGTGAGATCACGGAATTGATCGACCAGGGCAACGCCACGACCGGCGAAGAAAACGTCGGCCAAGGCGAGCTGTCGCTGATCGAGATCGAGTTCTACGAGTCAGTGGTCGGGGCAGGCAAAGAGCCGTCCATCCTTTGA
- a CDS encoding HupE/UreJ family protein produces the protein MQKFRLFRFCPLGLFTALIVCLVGTLRAHAPFEASTEGLVTDDHVELRVTLGLDAMNALLAHAGYPPEKVAETTRALQPGLTVEQDVSLAPHLFVVQSGAETVAAERVVTEAKGLEVDIVLIYPRPAASRLGLHLTLYEAVPELTKSVITLFGSDGRSLGMAVLRHDDATISLPLLPVARPEAAPVAGSAEGEVAAVESLPSPGISLGEFFRLGVEHILIGLDHLLFLAALLLGVRSLKSMLVVISCFTLAHTLTLALAALDLFTLPDWFVEPFIAASIIFVCLDSLLRRDHEADRWWLAGLFGLVHGFGFAAILREMGLGPDLKELVSSLLAFNLGVEAGQVMLAALVLPLLLWARRHVVWSRYGAPALTCAIIAISVYWVVERLGGAAPGHG, from the coding sequence ATGCAGAAATTTCGTCTCTTTCGATTTTGCCCCTTGGGGCTTTTTACTGCCCTGATCGTTTGTCTTGTCGGCACCTTACGGGCTCACGCCCCCTTTGAGGCCTCGACCGAGGGCCTCGTGACGGACGACCACGTGGAGCTGCGGGTAACGCTGGGGCTAGACGCCATGAACGCCCTGCTCGCACACGCCGGTTATCCGCCGGAGAAAGTCGCCGAAACCACCCGTGCGCTCCAGCCCGGCCTGACGGTCGAGCAGGATGTCTCGCTCGCCCCGCACCTGTTTGTGGTGCAAAGCGGCGCGGAAACCGTGGCGGCCGAGCGGGTCGTGACCGAGGCCAAGGGCCTGGAGGTCGATATTGTGCTCATCTACCCACGCCCGGCAGCCTCGCGACTGGGCCTGCACCTCACGCTCTATGAGGCGGTGCCGGAGTTGACGAAGAGCGTCATTACGCTGTTCGGCTCCGATGGTCGCTCGCTGGGCATGGCGGTGCTCCGCCACGACGACGCCACCATTTCGCTGCCTTTGCTACCGGTCGCAAGGCCAGAGGCGGCTCCGGTGGCAGGCTCGGCAGAGGGCGAGGTCGCCGCAGTCGAATCCCTGCCTTCGCCGGGGATTTCTCTGGGCGAATTTTTTCGGCTGGGCGTCGAGCACATCCTGATCGGGCTCGACCACCTCCTGTTCCTCGCCGCGCTCCTGCTGGGCGTGCGCAGCCTCAAATCCATGCTCGTGGTGATCTCGTGCTTCACGCTGGCGCACACGCTCACGCTGGCCCTCGCGGCGCTCGACCTCTTCACGCTGCCCGACTGGTTTGTCGAGCCCTTCATTGCCGCCTCGATCATCTTCGTCTGCCTCGACAGCCTGCTGCGTCGTGATCATGAGGCCGATCGCTGGTGGCTCGCCGGGCTTTTTGGGCTGGTGCACGGCTTCGGTTTTGCCGCCATTCTGCGCGAAATGGGGCTCGGGCCGGATCTGAAGGAGTTGGTTTCGTCTCTGCTGGCCTTCAACCTCGGGGTAGAGGCCGGGCAAGTTATGCTGGCGGCCCTCGTATTACCGCTGCTGCTGTGGGCGCGCCGCCACGTCGTCTGGAGCCGCTACGGCGCGCCTGCGCTGACTTGTGCGATCATTGCCATCAGCGTCTATTGGGTGGTGGAGCGGTTAGGGGGTGCTGCCCCCGGGCACGGTTGA
- a CDS encoding Ig-like domain-containing protein: MLASTAAFQAVEAQRQMENLGRGVVAIRNTDNSVFVSWRLLGYEPQDLPFNLYRSANDGMAVKLNAEPLAAGTNFTDTTADLSVPNAYFVRPVINGTELQASAAYTLPANASDRPYFSVPLEPTPWATYVHTAWVGDLNGDGEYDYIVNRLPSVTGRPCLLDAYLSDGTFLWRVDFGPNSVDPDNIEPPASTISAGHNDGVTVYDLDGDGLSEVVIITANGVTYGDDSEFTYGDNMTQFVSVLDGMTGGPRATAPVPTDYIADGTVAGHFGIAYLDGEKPSFVFKAKNRIGSGAFNVMVTTWDFDGTDLTQRWKFAPGSEVDYPNFHQIRIADVDGDGRDEVCDGGYVLDDDGTVLYNLKDQGVVHGDRFHIGDLDPDRPGLEGFGIQQNNGSGLLYYVYDAATGEMIHQHFGGIEDTGRGTAADISAAHRGYEYWSFHGIHEIEDGSVISPNPRRPWPNFRIWWDGDVMSENLNREIVEKWDPTTGGTINLLSAGNDGAVDSWRDAAQFYGDIMGDWREEVLFENSDRTELMIYTTPIPTDVRLYTLPHNPTYRAGFTVKGYLQSHMIDYYLGDGMTLPPAPDIVPVLSSTATAPSITGFSDDAGHSAGDHLTNDNMPTLSGIAPPGSTVIVSRVGGSDDGTAVADASGAWTFPYETALADGSHYLLARLDNGQDDYSLPFVIEIETVVPDAPVIEVVAASEGGFTVIGTAEPLSRVEVEVSGLGLIGTASVDANGNWMLPYSGDPLTAGSHTVSAVAEDPAGNLSSAAQKTLDADVAVPSVGGVVTDTGVDDADGITTDGALVFSGTASAGATVSILQLGGGVIGTATANGSGEWEFDYSGTTLEPGSYTFVAISSDGLGSVLFPVTVDQMAPTVASVELISPESSTSSATAATFRVTFSEAVAGVDAADFALALGSSLTGTISTVEPAEGNAFDVTVEPLDGAGTLQLTVNAAGTGITDVAGNALNGGFAEGDVFTRVLLGSGTWTHSLTGGNWSDNANWEGGIVADGLDQTANFATVDVEETLEVVLDQPRRITHLNFGDADASSAGNWLISNGSGAGSELTLAGDLQGPSITVDGLAAESTATIAVPLAGTAGFAKRGAGTLVLASEGSLSGSINVDAGQLIVDTAASYRPGSIAVNGGGNTFRIAGGEIVSDGDADINGAGALIIDGGTASFGRIYGSNNSGNVAILNDGLLIASTVEFRRSTAGSVSYNDGLIIRGGEAQLGDIHLGTANSNAAMSVEGGTVSVTGPIMLGNQSTGGRGGHLRVTGGSFYATNLVDGLVIVRGNNNGSVAQFLGGTSVVDRIKLGFDETITLGTATLTLNGGTLYVGAGGIERRGTGDFVSNVSLVSGTLGAKSDWSTQVPLALSGEGDVTVHTANINGDARDITLAGDISGSGGIVKTGAGHLVLSGNSSFAGALAVQEGELVANGTIGGDAALTVAGGRLSGGGIVDRAVALQNGGTLAPGAATPGTGLTVSSLDWQAGGMLEFVLGGSTSTLSVTGALGKSGEGSHVIRISAGSGVEAGQVYTLAAFGSTDLTAADITVESLTPGLGGEVSISGGTLSVTLVAMATSYAQYAASIFPVGAENTGATDDYNGDGISNFLAFAFGIDPITGEGHGNLPQASGLGAYEDGAAVTLTYTRPQNVAVEYHYEISTDLTTWTALDADAAPGYEIISVEDNEDLTETVQAHIRHPDASKFFVRVVAEDPTL, from the coding sequence TTGCTTGCCTCCACTGCCGCATTTCAGGCGGTAGAAGCGCAGCGCCAGATGGAAAATCTGGGCCGTGGCGTCGTCGCCATTCGCAATACCGACAACAGCGTTTTCGTCAGTTGGCGTTTGCTCGGCTACGAGCCGCAAGACCTGCCGTTCAACCTCTACCGCTCGGCCAACGATGGCATGGCCGTGAAGCTGAACGCCGAGCCGCTCGCCGCCGGCACCAACTTTACCGATACCACGGCCGACCTCAGCGTCCCGAACGCCTATTTTGTGCGGCCTGTGATCAACGGCACGGAGCTTCAGGCCAGTGCCGCCTACACGCTGCCCGCCAATGCATCCGACCGGCCCTACTTCAGCGTGCCGCTCGAGCCCACGCCTTGGGCTACCTACGTCCACACTGCTTGGGTGGGCGATCTCAACGGCGACGGCGAGTACGATTACATCGTCAACCGCCTGCCTTCCGTGACGGGGAGGCCCTGCCTGCTCGACGCCTATCTGAGCGACGGCACCTTCCTCTGGCGCGTCGACTTCGGCCCCAATTCCGTCGACCCCGACAACATCGAGCCGCCCGCCTCCACCATCAGTGCGGGCCACAACGACGGCGTTACGGTTTACGACCTCGATGGCGACGGTCTCTCCGAGGTGGTGATCATCACGGCCAATGGCGTCACCTATGGCGACGACAGCGAGTTCACCTACGGCGATAACATGACCCAGTTCGTCTCGGTGCTCGACGGGATGACCGGCGGCCCCCGTGCCACCGCCCCGGTGCCGACCGACTATATCGCCGACGGCACCGTGGCCGGCCACTTCGGCATTGCCTACCTCGATGGCGAAAAGCCCAGCTTTGTCTTCAAGGCCAAGAACCGTATCGGCAGCGGCGCCTTCAATGTTATGGTGACGACCTGGGACTTCGACGGCACCGACTTGACCCAGCGTTGGAAGTTCGCGCCCGGCAGCGAAGTCGACTACCCCAACTTCCACCAGATCCGCATTGCCGATGTCGATGGCGACGGCCGCGACGAAGTCTGTGATGGCGGTTACGTGCTCGATGACGACGGCACCGTGCTCTACAACCTCAAGGATCAGGGCGTCGTGCACGGCGACCGCTTCCACATCGGCGATCTCGACCCCGACCGCCCCGGCCTGGAAGGCTTTGGCATCCAGCAAAACAACGGCAGCGGGTTGCTCTACTACGTCTACGATGCCGCCACCGGCGAGATGATCCACCAGCACTTTGGCGGGATCGAAGACACCGGGCGCGGCACGGCCGCCGACATCAGCGCAGCGCACCGCGGCTACGAATACTGGTCGTTCCACGGCATCCACGAAATCGAGGACGGCAGCGTCATCTCGCCCAACCCGCGCCGCCCGTGGCCCAACTTCCGCATCTGGTGGGATGGCGACGTGATGAGCGAAAACCTCAACCGCGAGATCGTCGAAAAGTGGGACCCGACTACCGGCGGCACGATCAACCTGCTCTCGGCCGGTAATGATGGTGCGGTCGATTCCTGGCGCGACGCGGCCCAGTTTTACGGCGACATCATGGGCGACTGGCGCGAAGAAGTACTCTTCGAAAATTCCGACCGCACGGAGTTGATGATCTACACCACGCCGATCCCGACCGACGTGCGCCTCTACACGCTGCCCCACAACCCCACCTACCGGGCCGGCTTTACCGTCAAGGGCTACCTCCAGTCGCACATGATCGACTATTACCTGGGCGACGGCATGACCTTGCCGCCCGCCCCGGACATCGTGCCCGTGCTCAGCTCCACCGCGACCGCCCCCTCCATCACCGGCTTTAGCGACGACGCCGGGCACTCCGCTGGCGACCACTTGACCAACGACAACATGCCCACGCTCTCCGGCATCGCGCCCCCAGGCTCGACCGTCATCGTCTCTCGCGTGGGCGGCAGCGACGACGGCACGGCGGTGGCCGACGCCAGCGGCGCTTGGACGTTCCCTTACGAAACGGCCTTGGCCGATGGCAGCCACTACCTTCTGGCCCGCCTCGATAACGGCCAGGACGACTACTCGCTGCCCTTTGTGATCGAGATCGAAACCGTCGTGCCCGACGCGCCGGTGATCGAAGTCGTGGCGGCCTCCGAAGGCGGCTTTACCGTGATCGGCACCGCCGAACCGCTCTCCCGTGTGGAAGTTGAAGTCAGCGGCCTTGGCCTGATCGGCACGGCCAGCGTCGATGCCAATGGCAACTGGATGCTGCCCTACAGCGGCGATCCGTTGACCGCCGGCAGTCACACCGTCTCGGCGGTGGCCGAAGACCCGGCGGGCAACCTGAGCAGTGCGGCCCAAAAGACGCTCGATGCGGATGTGGCGGTGCCCAGCGTGGGCGGCGTCGTCACCGATACGGGCGTGGATGATGCCGACGGGATTACGACCGATGGCGCGCTGGTCTTCAGCGGCACGGCCTCCGCCGGTGCCACCGTTTCGATCCTGCAGCTCGGTGGCGGCGTCATCGGCACCGCCACGGCCAACGGCAGCGGCGAATGGGAATTCGACTACTCCGGCACGACGCTTGAGCCCGGCAGCTACACCTTTGTCGCCATCAGCTCCGACGGCCTCGGCTCGGTGCTGTTCCCGGTGACGGTCGACCAGATGGCCCCGACGGTCGCCTCCGTAGAGCTGATCTCGCCCGAGTCCAGCACTTCGAGCGCCACCGCCGCAACCTTCCGCGTCACCTTCTCGGAAGCCGTAGCGGGCGTCGATGCGGCCGACTTCGCTCTTGCGTTGGGCAGCTCCCTCACCGGCACGATCAGCACGGTCGAGCCGGCGGAAGGCAACGCCTTCGACGTAACGGTCGAACCGCTCGACGGCGCCGGCACGTTGCAACTCACCGTCAACGCCGCTGGCACGGGCATTACCGACGTGGCGGGCAACGCCCTCAACGGTGGCTTTGCCGAGGGCGACGTCTTCACCCGCGTGCTGCTCGGCAGCGGCACCTGGACGCACTCCCTCACGGGCGGCAACTGGAGCGACAACGCCAACTGGGAAGGCGGCATCGTCGCCGACGGCCTGGACCAGACCGCCAATTTTGCCACGGTGGATGTTGAAGAAACGCTCGAAGTAGTCCTCGACCAGCCGCGCCGCATCACGCACCTCAACTTTGGTGATGCCGATGCAAGCAGCGCGGGCAACTGGCTGATCAGCAACGGCAGCGGTGCGGGCAGCGAGCTGACGCTGGCTGGCGACCTCCAAGGCCCCTCCATCACGGTCGACGGCCTGGCTGCCGAAAGCACTGCCACGATTGCAGTGCCCCTGGCAGGCACGGCTGGTTTTGCCAAGCGCGGCGCGGGCACGCTCGTCCTCGCCAGCGAAGGCTCCCTGTCGGGCTCGATCAACGTCGACGCCGGCCAGCTGATCGTAGATACGGCAGCCAGCTACCGCCCCGGCAGCATCGCGGTCAACGGCGGGGGTAACACCTTCCGTATCGCAGGTGGCGAAATCGTCTCCGATGGCGATGCCGACATCAACGGCGCCGGTGCGCTCATCATCGACGGTGGCACCGCCAGCTTTGGCCGCATCTACGGCAGCAACAACTCCGGCAACGTCGCCATCCTCAACGACGGCCTGCTCATCGCGAGCACGGTCGAGTTCCGCCGCAGCACCGCCGGCAGCGTGTCTTATAACGACGGCCTGATCATCCGGGGCGGCGAGGCCCAACTGGGCGATATCCACCTGGGCACGGCCAACTCCAACGCGGCCATGTCCGTCGAAGGCGGCACGGTTTCGGTCACGGGCCCGATCATGTTGGGCAACCAGAGCACGGGCGGTCGCGGTGGCCACCTGCGCGTGACTGGCGGCAGCTTCTATGCTACCAACCTCGTGGACGGCCTCGTCATTGTGCGCGGCAACAACAACGGGTCCGTCGCACAGTTCCTCGGCGGCACCAGTGTGGTCGACCGCATCAAGCTCGGCTTCGACGAGACGATCACGCTCGGCACCGCCACGCTCACCCTCAACGGCGGCACGCTCTACGTGGGTGCAGGCGGCATCGAGCGACGGGGGACGGGCGACTTTGTCTCCAACGTCTCCCTCGTGAGCGGCACCCTGGGCGCCAAGTCGGACTGGTCGACGCAAGTGCCCCTGGCACTCAGCGGCGAGGGCGACGTGACGGTCCACACCGCCAACATCAACGGTGACGCTCGCGACATCACGCTGGCGGGCGACATCTCCGGCTCGGGCGGCATCGTCAAGACTGGGGCAGGGCACCTCGTGCTCAGCGGCAACAGCAGCTTTGCCGGCGCCCTCGCGGTGCAGGAAGGCGAGCTGGTCGCCAACGGCACGATCGGAGGAGACGCGGCCCTCACAGTTGCCGGCGGTCGCCTCAGCGGCGGCGGCATTGTCGACCGTGCGGTGGCGCTGCAAAACGGCGGCACCCTGGCCCCCGGCGCGGCGACGCCCGGCACCGGCCTCACGGTCTCGTCCCTCGATTGGCAGGCCGGCGGCATGCTGGAGTTTGTCCTCGGCGGCTCGACGAGCACGCTCAGCGTCACCGGCGCGCTCGGCAAGTCGGGCGAAGGCTCGCACGTCATCCGGATCAGCGCAGGCAGCGGAGTCGAAGCCGGCCAGGTGTATACGCTGGCAGCCTTCGGTTCGACGGACCTGACGGCGGCAGACATCACGGTCGAATCGCTCACCCCGGGCCTCGGCGGCGAAGTCAGCATCAGCGGCGGCACCCTCAGCGTCACGCTGGTGGCGATGGCGACCAGCTATGCCCAATACGCTGCCAGCATCTTCCCGGTGGGAGCCGAAAACACAGGCGCGACCGATGATTACAACGGCGACGGCATCAGCAACTTCCTCGCCTTTGCCTTCGGCATCGACCCCATCACCGGTGAAGGCCACGGCAACCTGCCGCAGGCATCCGGCCTCGGGGCCTATGAAGATGGCGCGGCGGTGACGCTCACCTACACCCGCCCGCAAAACGTGGCGGTGGAATACCACTACGAAATCTCGACCGACCTCACCACCTGGACCGCTTTGGACGCCGATGCGGCCCCGGGCTATGAGATCATCTCGGTGGAAGACAACGAAGACCTGACCGAAACGGTGCAGGCCCACATTCGCCATCCCGACGCGTCGAAGTTCTTCGTCCGCGTCGTCGCCGAAGACCCTACGCTTTAG